ATTACCCCGTCCCGCTACATTGAATGCAGAAGAAGCTGACCCGCGTGCGCAATTAATTCAACAATTACAAGCCTATGAAGAATGCAAGCGTGCTGCTTTAGTTTTGGATGGATTACCCCGTTTAGAACGCGAGCATTTACCCGCAAAAGCTTATGCAGAAATTGAGGCACTCCCGAAATTATTACCGCAAGTCGAATTATCAGAATTAATGCAGGCGTTTCAAGCGATTTTAAAGCAAGCCGAATTAATGTCTCGCCATGAAATTAAACGTGAACATTTATCCATTCGTGAACGTATGACGCAAGTTTTAACGTGTCTGCAACAGCAGTCATTAGTTGCATTTGAACAGTTATTTACCTTGGAAGAAGGGCGACGTGGTGTAGTTGTGGCTTTAATGGCGATTTTAGAATTATTAAAAGCCCAGTTAATTGAAGTGGTGCAGGCTGAAACAGCTTATGCACCCCTATATATTCGCCGTCTTAATTAGATTTTTCGGGGCAGGTTTTAAAAATTAAAGTATTATTTTCAATTTTCGGCAACTCTACATCACAATCATTGTAACGTGATGTACCATAAAATACATTATTGGCAGCGGATAATGCCATATATTGCTCGCCTTTGGTTTTATCAGTTTTGCCAGCTTCACCATTATATAAACAATAACCCCAATCATATTGCGCTAAATCTAAACCACCTTGTGTTGCCTGTGCAAAGAGCTGGCAGGCTTTGGCTAAATCTTTATTATCTGTGTTTCCATTAGCATAAATCATACCCAGTTTATAAGCAGCCATTGGGTTATTATTGGTTTTGATGAGTGTTTCATATAGGGGCACTGCATCTTTAGCTTTATCACCGGCTTTGTAAATGTTAGCCAACCATAACTTAGCATCATTATTATTAGGGGCTAATGCTTGCATAATAGCTTTGAAATGTGTTTCAGCATCACCACTAGGATCAAGTCCGGCGACTTCTCGCCAATATAAGCCATAAACGAATTGCGCTTTCGTATCACCTGCTTTGGCCTTATCGTATAAAATGGTATAGACCGGCAAATTAATATAATCGCCATAACCGAGCGATTGTAAATAACGTGGGTCGCTATAGTTTACTGTACCAAAAGTAGTAGGTTTAACGGTTAGTTTAGTTTCGTCATCAAAGATATAGGTGGCAGGCGTATCTTTGGGTTTAAGCGTTTTAGCAACATCCGCAAAACTAACATCCGGTTTGGCAAATACAATACCATCGTATTTAAAGCTGGCTTTGCTAGCCGGATCAGTGACATTACACTGGCGGCAAATTAAATAAGGCGTGCCGTTATTAGCCGGATTTAAGCCTAAACCTAAATAAATACCGGGCTGTTTAGTATCTTCGGACCACGCGGTGATTTTACCATTTTTTATATCAACATTTTTAATAACAACTTTATCGGCTTCACCTGTGCCTAAAAATACACTGTTATTATCTAAAACCAAATCGTGTAAACCTACTTGTTTAGGATCAAGCGCTTTTTCTAAAAACCAACTAGGTGCGGGCGTTGGTACGGGTAAATCAATGGCAGGGGCACTAGCAGTAGTAGCAGCATCGGCTGCCAACGTTTGTGTGCAATAAAATAATAACATTCCCCCGATTAGGTTGAGGCGCTTATTATGAGGGCATTTCATGGTCGTATTCCTAAAGCGAAGCAAGATAGCTATTAGTATTAAATTGTAGATAGTGGGTTGCAGGGAACAGGTCATCGACAGATGGACGGTAGGAATTTACCGCTTGTAGTTCATGACACACTACGCTACAAATTAGGGTTTACTTTGTGGGCAATTTTTATAAATTAGTTTATCAAGTTCGATTTTAGGTAAATCTACTTTACAAGCTTGAAACCATGCTTGTGCATTGGATACATGATTAGCTGCCGCTAATGCGAAATAACGCTCACCCCGTTTACGATCTCGCACGATACCTTCACCTAAATATAAACAAACGCCATAATTATATTGCGCTAGATCCAAACCACTTTCGCTGGATTTTTGTAATAACTGACAAGCACGTTTTTGCTGTGGTTTGTTAGAGTTATCTTTTAATAGCAACATGGCTAATTGATATTGGGCAACAGGACTACTGTTAGTTTTTAAGACGTTAGTATAAAGTCTA
This DNA window, taken from Candidatus Thiocaldithrix dubininis, encodes the following:
- a CDS encoding segregation/condensation protein A, whose amino-acid sequence is MNDRVTSLPFAVVRGEQVVTLPQDLYIPPDALEIFLEAFEGPLDLLLYLIRRQNFDICDIPIAQITEQYMAYVELMQEFKLDLAAEYLLMAAMLAEIKSRLLLPRPATLNAEEADPRAQLIQQLQAYEECKRAALVLDGLPRLEREHLPAKAYAEIEALPKLLPQVELSELMQAFQAILKQAELMSRHEIKREHLSIRERMTQVLTCLQQQSLVAFEQLFTLEEGRRGVVVALMAILELLKAQLIEVVQAETAYAPLYIRRLN
- a CDS encoding tetratricopeptide repeat protein, translating into MKCPHNKRLNLIGGMLLFYCTQTLAADAATTASAPAIDLPVPTPAPSWFLEKALDPKQVGLHDLVLDNNSVFLGTGEADKVVIKNVDIKNGKITAWSEDTKQPGIYLGLGLNPANNGTPYLICRQCNVTDPASKASFKYDGIVFAKPDVSFADVAKTLKPKDTPATYIFDDETKLTVKPTTFGTVNYSDPRYLQSLGYGDYINLPVYTILYDKAKAGDTKAQFVYGLYWREVAGLDPSGDAETHFKAIMQALAPNNNDAKLWLANIYKAGDKAKDAVPLYETLIKTNNNPMAAYKLGMIYANGNTDNKDLAKACQLFAQATQGGLDLAQYDWGYCLYNGEAGKTDKTKGEQYMALSAANNVFYGTSRYNDCDVELPKIENNTLIFKTCPEKSN